One Brassica napus cultivar Da-Ae chromosome A1, Da-Ae, whole genome shotgun sequence genomic region harbors:
- the LOC106453121 gene encoding F-box protein At1g61340 — protein sequence MALGKKRIVAQKSNLKQRRGVEEGGLGIELELVQYKRGFGRKRVLISETRDSVFTSPVGTISSKKLCDKTLGTGGQSRELEDLPLDILVKIICGVEHEDLKQLFHVSKTIREATLIAKQSHFAYSTPRKTLIFQLGRYGLDKPFDLGEDKIEAPAAPLQKRYRRINRNEDNSGVSVALFN from the exons ATGGCATTGGGGAAGAAGAGAATAGTTGCCCAGAAGTCGAACTTGAAGCAACGTCGTGGTGTGGAAGAAGGAGGATTAGGAATAGAGTTAGAGTTGGTTCAGTACAAGAGAGGTTTCGGGAGGAAGAGGGTTCTCATTTCAGAGACAAGAGATTCGGTTTTCACTTCACCTGTTGGAACAATCTCATCGAAGAAGCTCTGTGATAAAACTTTGGGTACAGGTGGTCAAAGCCGAGAGCTTGAAGATCTTCCTCTAGATATTCTG GTGAAGATTATCTGTGGGGTCGAGCATGAAGACTTGAAACAACTGTTTCATGTGTCAAAGACTATAAGAGAAGCA ACATTAATAGCGAAGCAGTCACATTTCGCGTATAGTACACCTAGGAAAACTTTGATTTTCCAACTTGGCAGATACGGTTTAGACAAACCGTTTGATTTAGGCGAGGATAAGATCGAAGCTCCAGCAGCCCCATTGCAGAAAAGGTATAGGCGGATAAACCGCAACGAGGACAACTCTGGAGTCTCAGTGGCTCTATTCAACTGA
- the LOC106453129 gene encoding G-type lectin S-receptor-like serine/threonine-protein kinase SD1-29 isoform X2, which yields MVPQSSLMYDLSLGKKRVLTSWKSNSDPSPGGFSLEITPQVPLQGLIRRGSAPYWRTGPWAKTRFTGFPQFDESYVSPFSVVQDLAAGAGSFSYSTLRNFNLSYINLTPEGEMKIYWDQGKRWMHHVTEPEHSCDLYGACGPFGLCVRSSTPKCICVKGFVPKSDEEWRKRNWTSGCVRRKELSCQANSQGKDTDVFYHMNNVKTPDMHQFVSFLDAEMCYQGCLGNCSCTAFAYISGIGCLVWNGKLVDTVQFLSNGETLSLRLARSELAGSSRTKIIVGAITSLSIVAILIFTAFMFWRYRGKQNDAWKDEFEPQDISGVNFFQMHTIRTATDNFSSSNKLGQGGFGPVYKGILLDGKEIAVKRLSSSSGQGTEEFMNEITLISKLQHRNLVRLLGYCIEREEKLLIYEFMVNKSLDIFLFDPTLKLEIDWPKRFNIIQGIARGLLYLHRDSRLRVIHRDLKVSNILLDEEMNPKISDFGLARMFQGTQFQYSTQRVAGTLGYMSPEYAWAGLFSEKSDIYSFGVLMLEIISGEKISRFTFGDERKGLVAYAWESWCESGGFTFLDRDLNHSCKAFEVARCVQLGLLCVQHEAADRPNTLQVMSMITSTTDLPIPKQPIFAVQTQNVETSNDGSMSKDLFSVNDLTHSVIQGR from the exons ATGGTGCCTCAGTCATCATTGATGTATGATCTCTCCCTCGGCAAGAAGCGTGTATTGACCTCATGGAAAAGTAACAGCGATCCATCTCCTGGGGGCTTCTCACTGGAGATCACACCACAAGTCCCCTTGCAAGGCCTTATAAGAAGAGGCTCAGCGCCTTACTGGAGAACTGGTCCATGGGCGAAAACAAGATTCACTGGCTTTCCACAGTTTGATGAATCATATGTGAGTCCATTCTCCGTTGTCCAGGATTTAGCAGCTGGTGCAGGATCTTTCTCTTACTCCACGTTAAGAAACTTCAACCTATCGTATATTAACCTAACACCAGAGGGGGAAATGAAGATTTACTGGGATCAAGGCAAAAGATGGATGCATCACGTTACGGAGCCAGAACACTCATGTGATTTATACGGTGCTTGTGGGCCTTTTGGTCTGTGTGTGAGATCCAGCACCCCGAAGTGTATATGCGTGAAAGGGTTTGTACCAAAGTCAGATGAGGAGTGGAGAAAAAGGAACTGGACAAGTGGGTGTGTGAGACGTAAAGAGCTATCTTGCCAGGCGAACTCTCAAGGAAAAGATACAGACGTCTTCTATCATATGAACAATGTAAAGACTCCGGATATGCACCAATTTGTAAGCTTTCTCGATGCGGAAATGTGCTACCAAGGTTGTCTAGGCAACTGTTCTTGCACAGCATTTGCCTATATAAGTGGAATTGGATGCTTAGTATGGAATGGAAAGCTAGTAGACACTGTTCAGTTTTTGTCTAATGGAGAAACTCTCTCCCTCCGTCTCGCACGTTCAGAATTGG CTGGAAGCAGTCGAACCAAGATTATAGTAGGTGCTATCACCAGCCTTTCCATTGTCGCAATCTTGATCTTTACCGCATTTATGTTCTGGAGATACAGAGGGAAACAAAATG ATGCATGGAAGGATGAGTTTGAGCCACAAGATATATCAGGCGTAAATTTCTTTCAGATGCATACTATACGAACCGCCACCGATAACTTCAGTTCCTCAAACAAACTTGGTCAAGGTGGATTTGGACCAGTGTACAAG GGAATCCTGCTAGATGGGAAGGAAATAGCCGTTAAACGCCTTTCTAGTAGCTCTGGTCAGGGTACAGAGGAGTTTATGAATGAAATAACATTAATCTCAAAACTACAACATAGAAACTTGGTTCGGCTTTTGGGATACTGcatagaaagagaagagaagctaTTGATTTATGAGTTTATGGTGAACAAAAGCCTCGATATCTTTCTATTTG ATCCAACTCTGAAGCTTGAGATCGACTGGCCAAAGAGATTCAACATCATTCAAGGTATTGCGCGTGGACTTCTCTATCTCCACCGTGACTCACGCCTTAGGGTCATTCACCGAGATCTGAAGGTTAGCAATATTCTTCTGGATGAGGAGATGAACCCGAAAATATCGGATTTTGGATTGGCTCGGATGTTTCAGGGAACCCAATTTCAGTACAGCACTCAAAGAGTTGCAGGAACTTT AGGATACATGTCTCCTGAGTATGCATGGGCAGGGTTgttctctgagaagtctgacaTCTATAGCTTTGGAGTTCTGATGTTGGAAATCATCAGCGGAGAGAAGATTTCAAGGTTCACCTTTGGTGATGAGCGCAAAGGTCTTGTTGCATAT GCTTGGGAATCTTGGTGCGAGTCCGGGGGATTTACTTTTCTGGATAGAGATCTTAATCATTCGTGCAAAGCATTTGAAGTTGCCAGATGTGTTCAGCTTGGTCTTCTCTGTGTACAACACGAAGCTGCAGACAGACCAAACACTCTTCAAGTAATGTCTATGATTACTTCAACAACAGATCTTCCCATTCCGAAGCAGCCAATATTTGCTGTGCAAACTCAAAATGTGGAAACTTCGAACGATGGGTCAATGTCTAAAGATCTTTTCTCTGTCAATGACTTGACACACTCTGTGATCCAAGGGCGATAA
- the LOC106453129 gene encoding G-type lectin S-receptor-like serine/threonine-protein kinase SD1-29 isoform X1, with protein MRKMTMVLFACSLLLIVFPSCGYAAINTSSPLSIGQTLSSPGGFYELGFFSPNNTRNLYVGIWFKEIVPRVVVWVANRDKPVTNSAANLTISSSNGSLILLDGKQDVIWSTGEAFSSTKCHAELQDTGNLVVIDDVSRKTLWQSFENLGDTMVPQSSLMYDLSLGKKRVLTSWKSNSDPSPGGFSLEITPQVPLQGLIRRGSAPYWRTGPWAKTRFTGFPQFDESYVSPFSVVQDLAAGAGSFSYSTLRNFNLSYINLTPEGEMKIYWDQGKRWMHHVTEPEHSCDLYGACGPFGLCVRSSTPKCICVKGFVPKSDEEWRKRNWTSGCVRRKELSCQANSQGKDTDVFYHMNNVKTPDMHQFVSFLDAEMCYQGCLGNCSCTAFAYISGIGCLVWNGKLVDTVQFLSNGETLSLRLARSELAGSSRTKIIVGAITSLSIVAILIFTAFMFWRYRGKQNDAWKDEFEPQDISGVNFFQMHTIRTATDNFSSSNKLGQGGFGPVYKGILLDGKEIAVKRLSSSSGQGTEEFMNEITLISKLQHRNLVRLLGYCIEREEKLLIYEFMVNKSLDIFLFDPTLKLEIDWPKRFNIIQGIARGLLYLHRDSRLRVIHRDLKVSNILLDEEMNPKISDFGLARMFQGTQFQYSTQRVAGTLGYMSPEYAWAGLFSEKSDIYSFGVLMLEIISGEKISRFTFGDERKGLVAYAWESWCESGGFTFLDRDLNHSCKAFEVARCVQLGLLCVQHEAADRPNTLQVMSMITSTTDLPIPKQPIFAVQTQNVETSNDGSMSKDLFSVNDLTHSVIQGR; from the exons ATGAGAAAGATGACTATGGTTTTATTTGCTTGCTCTCTCTTACTAATCGTCTTCCCTTCCTGTGGTTACGCAGCTATAAACACATCAAGCCCCTTGTCAATAGGACAAACTCTGAGCTCCCCTGGTGGGTTCTATGAGTTAGGCTTCTTCAGTCCTAATAATACCCGGAATCTGTATGTTGGGATCTGGTTCAAGGAAATCGTTCCTCGGGTGGTTGTGTGGGTGGCTAACAGAGACAAACCAGTTACAAACTCTGCGGCAAATCTCACCATCAGCAGCAGCAACGGGAGCCTGATCTTGCTTGATGGGAAACAAGATGTTATTTGGTCAACAGGAGAGGCTTTCTCATCTACCAAGTGTCATGCCGAGCTTCAAGACACCGGAAACCTTGTTGTTATCGATGATGTTTCAAGAAAAACTCTGTGGCAAAGCTTCGAGAATCTTGGTGATACTATGGTGCCTCAGTCATCATTGATGTATGATCTCTCCCTCGGCAAGAAGCGTGTATTGACCTCATGGAAAAGTAACAGCGATCCATCTCCTGGGGGCTTCTCACTGGAGATCACACCACAAGTCCCCTTGCAAGGCCTTATAAGAAGAGGCTCAGCGCCTTACTGGAGAACTGGTCCATGGGCGAAAACAAGATTCACTGGCTTTCCACAGTTTGATGAATCATATGTGAGTCCATTCTCCGTTGTCCAGGATTTAGCAGCTGGTGCAGGATCTTTCTCTTACTCCACGTTAAGAAACTTCAACCTATCGTATATTAACCTAACACCAGAGGGGGAAATGAAGATTTACTGGGATCAAGGCAAAAGATGGATGCATCACGTTACGGAGCCAGAACACTCATGTGATTTATACGGTGCTTGTGGGCCTTTTGGTCTGTGTGTGAGATCCAGCACCCCGAAGTGTATATGCGTGAAAGGGTTTGTACCAAAGTCAGATGAGGAGTGGAGAAAAAGGAACTGGACAAGTGGGTGTGTGAGACGTAAAGAGCTATCTTGCCAGGCGAACTCTCAAGGAAAAGATACAGACGTCTTCTATCATATGAACAATGTAAAGACTCCGGATATGCACCAATTTGTAAGCTTTCTCGATGCGGAAATGTGCTACCAAGGTTGTCTAGGCAACTGTTCTTGCACAGCATTTGCCTATATAAGTGGAATTGGATGCTTAGTATGGAATGGAAAGCTAGTAGACACTGTTCAGTTTTTGTCTAATGGAGAAACTCTCTCCCTCCGTCTCGCACGTTCAGAATTGG CTGGAAGCAGTCGAACCAAGATTATAGTAGGTGCTATCACCAGCCTTTCCATTGTCGCAATCTTGATCTTTACCGCATTTATGTTCTGGAGATACAGAGGGAAACAAAATG ATGCATGGAAGGATGAGTTTGAGCCACAAGATATATCAGGCGTAAATTTCTTTCAGATGCATACTATACGAACCGCCACCGATAACTTCAGTTCCTCAAACAAACTTGGTCAAGGTGGATTTGGACCAGTGTACAAG GGAATCCTGCTAGATGGGAAGGAAATAGCCGTTAAACGCCTTTCTAGTAGCTCTGGTCAGGGTACAGAGGAGTTTATGAATGAAATAACATTAATCTCAAAACTACAACATAGAAACTTGGTTCGGCTTTTGGGATACTGcatagaaagagaagagaagctaTTGATTTATGAGTTTATGGTGAACAAAAGCCTCGATATCTTTCTATTTG ATCCAACTCTGAAGCTTGAGATCGACTGGCCAAAGAGATTCAACATCATTCAAGGTATTGCGCGTGGACTTCTCTATCTCCACCGTGACTCACGCCTTAGGGTCATTCACCGAGATCTGAAGGTTAGCAATATTCTTCTGGATGAGGAGATGAACCCGAAAATATCGGATTTTGGATTGGCTCGGATGTTTCAGGGAACCCAATTTCAGTACAGCACTCAAAGAGTTGCAGGAACTTT AGGATACATGTCTCCTGAGTATGCATGGGCAGGGTTgttctctgagaagtctgacaTCTATAGCTTTGGAGTTCTGATGTTGGAAATCATCAGCGGAGAGAAGATTTCAAGGTTCACCTTTGGTGATGAGCGCAAAGGTCTTGTTGCATAT GCTTGGGAATCTTGGTGCGAGTCCGGGGGATTTACTTTTCTGGATAGAGATCTTAATCATTCGTGCAAAGCATTTGAAGTTGCCAGATGTGTTCAGCTTGGTCTTCTCTGTGTACAACACGAAGCTGCAGACAGACCAAACACTCTTCAAGTAATGTCTATGATTACTTCAACAACAGATCTTCCCATTCCGAAGCAGCCAATATTTGCTGTGCAAACTCAAAATGTGGAAACTTCGAACGATGGGTCAATGTCTAAAGATCTTTTCTCTGTCAATGACTTGACACACTCTGTGATCCAAGGGCGATAA
- the LOC106453152 gene encoding G-type lectin S-receptor-like serine/threonine-protein kinase At1g61490 isoform X1 has product MVASSTNPKKLVFGKQMEKKLFTSLLLFTMFSGISFAGITTESPLSIGQTLSSSNEIYELGFFSPPDNSQNQYVGIWFKGIIPRVVVWVANREKPVTDSTAHLAININGSLLLLDGKHGVVWSTRESSASNRSRAELSDEGNLIVTDNVSGRRLWESFENLGDTLLPFSPLTYNLATGEKRVLTSWKSYTDPSLGDVVAHITPQVPSQLFTMRGSTPYYRTGPWAKTRFSGIPLMDETLASPFSFQQDANGSGSFSYVDRSSKLSRLLITSEGTLMRFRHIGTEWEVSYQAPANPCDVYGVCGPFGLCIMSDSPKCKCFKGFVPKFPEEWNRGNWTNGCVRRTELDCQGNSTGEDVNVFHPVANIKPPDFYTFVSSVDAKDCYQICLHNCSCLAFAHIRGIGCLIWNQELIDVMQFYAGGELLSIRLARSELGGNKHKKTILAIAVSISLFVILGSAAYGFYRYKVKHNGNSLKQSNSTCLPIHLLSNNYTLMSLPCIFLFLYSNPAIITTDASEDSWRKGLKPQDVPGLNFFEMNTIETATNNFSLSNKLGQGGFGSVYKGKLQDGKEIAVKRLSSSSGQGKEEFMNEIVLISKLQHKNLVRILGCCIEGEERLLIYEFMLNRSLDTFLFDSRKRLEIEWPKRFSIIQGIARGLLYLHRDSRLKVIHRDLKVSNILLDEKMNPKISDFGLARMYQGTEYQDNTRRVVGTLGCMAPEYAWTGTFSEKSDIYSFGVLLLEIISGEKISRFSYGEEGKTLLAYAWESWYENGGIDLLDKDVANSCQPLEVKRCVQIGLLCVQHQPADRPNTLELLSLLTTTSDLQSPEQPTFSLHKRDDRYLCKGLSTVNEITQSAILGR; this is encoded by the exons ATGGTCGCTTCTTCAACTAATCCGAAGAAGTTAGTTTTTGGAAAGCAGATGGAGAAGAAGTTATTTACTTCTTTGCTCTTGTTTACCATGTTTTCAGGTATTAGCTTCGCAGGGATAACGACAGAGAGTCCGTTGTCAATAGGACAAACACTCAGCTCCTCTAATGAGATTTATGAATTGGGATTCTTCAGTCCTCCTGATAACTCACAAAATCAGTATGTCGGAATCTGGTTCAAGGGTATCATTCCCCGGGTGGTTGTGTGGGTGGCCAATAGAGAAAAGCCTGTTACAGACTCCACAGCACATCTAGCTATCAACATAAATGGGAGCCTTCTATTATTGGATGGAAAACATGGGGTTGTGTGGTCCACCAGAGAATCTTCTGCATCTAACAGGTCTCGTGCCGAACTTTCAGACGAAGGAAATCTTATTGTCACAGACAATGTTTCAGGAAGAAGGCTATGGGAAAGCTTTGAGAATCTTGGTGATACTCTGCTACCTTTCTCACCCTTGACGTATAATCTAGCTACCGGTGAGAAGCGTGTATTGACCTCTTGGAAAAGTTACACCGACCCATCTCTTGGTGACGTTGTGGCTCATATTACACCGCAGGTGCCATCGCAGCTGTTTACTATGAGAGGCTCGACGCCTTACTATAGAACAGGTCCATGGGCTAAAACAAGGTTCTCCGGGATACCACTAATGGATGAAACATTAGCAAGTCCATTTAGTTTCCAGCAGGATGCAAATGGGTCAGGGTCTTTCTCTTATGTAGATAGAAGCTCAAAGCTTTCACGTCTACTTATAACATCCGAGGGCACTCTGATGAGGTTCCGGCATATTGGGACAGAATGGGAAGTAAGCTATCAGGCTCCAGCCAATCCGTGCGATGTTTACGGTGTATGTGGACCTTTTGGACTGTGCATAATGTCAGATTCTCCAAAGTGTAAATGCTTCAAAGGGTTTGTACCAAAATTCCCTGAGGAATGGAATAGAGGAAACTGGACCAATGGGTGCGTAAGGCGTACTGAACTAGATTGTCAAGGGAACTCTACCGGTGAAGATGTAAATGTCTTCCATCCTGTTGCCAACATAAAGCCTCCAGACTTTTACACGTTTGTAAGTTCTGTGGATGCCAAAGACTGCTACCAAATTTGCCTCCACAACTGCTCTTGCTTAGCCTTTGCTCATATTCGTGGAATTGGGTGCTTGATATGGAATCAAGAGCTTATAGACGTAATGCAGTTTTATGCGGGAGGGGAGCTTCTTTCCATTCGTCTTGCACGCTCTGAACTAG GTGGAAATAAGCACAAGAAAACTATTTTGGCCATTGCTGTTAGCATTTCTCTCTTTGTGATATTGGGTTCTGCTGCGTATGGTTTCTATAGATACAAAGTGAAACATAATGGTAACTCTCTCAAACAGTCAAACTCTACTTGTTTGCCTATACATTTGCTTTCTAACAATTACACACTGATGAGTTTACCATGTATCTTTCTATTCTTGTACTCTAATCCAGCTATTATAACAACGGATGCCTCAGAAGATTCATGGAGGAAAGGTCTGAAACCACAAGATGTCCCGGGTTTAAATTTCTTTGAGATGAATACCATTGAAACTGCTACCAATAATTTCAGCCTGTCAAATAAACTCGGACAAGGTGGTTTCGGTTCAGTTTACAAG GGAAAGCTGCAGGATGGGAAAGAAATTGCTGTCAAACGGCTTTCTAGCAGCTCGGGGCAGGGAAAAGAGGAGTTTATGAATGAAATAGTGCTCATCTCAAAGCTACAACACAAAAACTTAGTTCGTATTTTGGGATGTTGcattgaaggagaagagaggcTATTGATTTATGAGTTCATGTTGAACAGAAGCCTTGACACTTTTCTCTTTG ATTCAAGAAAAAGGCTTGAGATTGAGTGGCCTAAGAGATTCAGTATCATCCAAGGTATTGCGCGTGGACTTCTCTATCTCCACCGTGACTCACGCCTCAAGGTCATTCACCGAGACCTGAAGGTGAGCAATATTCTTTTGGATGAGAAGATGAACCCAAAAATATCAGATTTTGGATTGGCTCGGATGTATCAAGGAACCGAATATCAAGACAACACTCGCAGGGTTGTAGGAACTTT AGGATGTATGGCTCCTGAGTATGCATGGACTGGTACGTTCTCAGAGAAGTCAGACATCTACAGCTTCGGAGTTCTATTGTTAGAAATCATCAGCGGAGAGAAAATCTCCAGATTTAGCTATGGCGAAGAAGGAAAAACCCTTCTTGCATAT GCATGGGAATCTTGGTATGAAAATGGAGGAATTGATCTTTTGGATAAAGATGTTGCTAACTCATGTCAGCCATTAGAAGTTAAGAGATGTGTTCAGATTGGTCTGCTCTGTGTTCAGCATCAACCTGCAGACAGACCCAATACACTTGAGTTGCTGTCTCTGCTCACCACTACATCAGACCTTCAATCACCAGAACAACCCACATTTTCACTGCACAAGAGAGATGACAGATACTTGTGTAAGGGTTTGAGCACTGTCAATGAGATAACACAATCTGCTATCCTTGGGCGTTAA
- the LOC106453152 gene encoding G-type lectin S-receptor-like serine/threonine-protein kinase At1g61490 isoform X2, producing the protein MVASSTNPKKLVFGKQMEKKLFTSLLLFTMFSGISFAGITTESPLSIGQTLSSSNEIYELGFFSPPDNSQNQYVGIWFKGIIPRVVVWVANREKPVTDSTAHLAININGSLLLLDGKHGVVWSTRESSASNRSRAELSDEGNLIVTDNVSGRRLWESFENLGDTLLPFSPLTYNLATGEKRVLTSWKSYTDPSLGDVVAHITPQVPSQLFTMRGSTPYYRTGPWAKTRFSGIPLMDETLASPFSFQQDANGSGSFSYVDRSSKLSRLLITSEGTLMRFRHIGTEWEVSYQAPANPCDVYGVCGPFGLCIMSDSPKCKCFKGFVPKFPEEWNRGNWTNGCVRRTELDCQGNSTGEDVNVFHPVANIKPPDFYTFVSSVDAKDCYQICLHNCSCLAFAHIRGIGCLIWNQELIDVMQFYAGGELLSIRLARSELGGNKHKKTILAIAVSISLFVILGSAAYGFYRYKVKHNAIITTDASEDSWRKGLKPQDVPGLNFFEMNTIETATNNFSLSNKLGQGGFGSVYKGKLQDGKEIAVKRLSSSSGQGKEEFMNEIVLISKLQHKNLVRILGCCIEGEERLLIYEFMLNRSLDTFLFDSRKRLEIEWPKRFSIIQGIARGLLYLHRDSRLKVIHRDLKVSNILLDEKMNPKISDFGLARMYQGTEYQDNTRRVVGTLGCMAPEYAWTGTFSEKSDIYSFGVLLLEIISGEKISRFSYGEEGKTLLAYAWESWYENGGIDLLDKDVANSCQPLEVKRCVQIGLLCVQHQPADRPNTLELLSLLTTTSDLQSPEQPTFSLHKRDDRYLCKGLSTVNEITQSAILGR; encoded by the exons ATGGTCGCTTCTTCAACTAATCCGAAGAAGTTAGTTTTTGGAAAGCAGATGGAGAAGAAGTTATTTACTTCTTTGCTCTTGTTTACCATGTTTTCAGGTATTAGCTTCGCAGGGATAACGACAGAGAGTCCGTTGTCAATAGGACAAACACTCAGCTCCTCTAATGAGATTTATGAATTGGGATTCTTCAGTCCTCCTGATAACTCACAAAATCAGTATGTCGGAATCTGGTTCAAGGGTATCATTCCCCGGGTGGTTGTGTGGGTGGCCAATAGAGAAAAGCCTGTTACAGACTCCACAGCACATCTAGCTATCAACATAAATGGGAGCCTTCTATTATTGGATGGAAAACATGGGGTTGTGTGGTCCACCAGAGAATCTTCTGCATCTAACAGGTCTCGTGCCGAACTTTCAGACGAAGGAAATCTTATTGTCACAGACAATGTTTCAGGAAGAAGGCTATGGGAAAGCTTTGAGAATCTTGGTGATACTCTGCTACCTTTCTCACCCTTGACGTATAATCTAGCTACCGGTGAGAAGCGTGTATTGACCTCTTGGAAAAGTTACACCGACCCATCTCTTGGTGACGTTGTGGCTCATATTACACCGCAGGTGCCATCGCAGCTGTTTACTATGAGAGGCTCGACGCCTTACTATAGAACAGGTCCATGGGCTAAAACAAGGTTCTCCGGGATACCACTAATGGATGAAACATTAGCAAGTCCATTTAGTTTCCAGCAGGATGCAAATGGGTCAGGGTCTTTCTCTTATGTAGATAGAAGCTCAAAGCTTTCACGTCTACTTATAACATCCGAGGGCACTCTGATGAGGTTCCGGCATATTGGGACAGAATGGGAAGTAAGCTATCAGGCTCCAGCCAATCCGTGCGATGTTTACGGTGTATGTGGACCTTTTGGACTGTGCATAATGTCAGATTCTCCAAAGTGTAAATGCTTCAAAGGGTTTGTACCAAAATTCCCTGAGGAATGGAATAGAGGAAACTGGACCAATGGGTGCGTAAGGCGTACTGAACTAGATTGTCAAGGGAACTCTACCGGTGAAGATGTAAATGTCTTCCATCCTGTTGCCAACATAAAGCCTCCAGACTTTTACACGTTTGTAAGTTCTGTGGATGCCAAAGACTGCTACCAAATTTGCCTCCACAACTGCTCTTGCTTAGCCTTTGCTCATATTCGTGGAATTGGGTGCTTGATATGGAATCAAGAGCTTATAGACGTAATGCAGTTTTATGCGGGAGGGGAGCTTCTTTCCATTCGTCTTGCACGCTCTGAACTAG GTGGAAATAAGCACAAGAAAACTATTTTGGCCATTGCTGTTAGCATTTCTCTCTTTGTGATATTGGGTTCTGCTGCGTATGGTTTCTATAGATACAAAGTGAAACATAATG CTATTATAACAACGGATGCCTCAGAAGATTCATGGAGGAAAGGTCTGAAACCACAAGATGTCCCGGGTTTAAATTTCTTTGAGATGAATACCATTGAAACTGCTACCAATAATTTCAGCCTGTCAAATAAACTCGGACAAGGTGGTTTCGGTTCAGTTTACAAG GGAAAGCTGCAGGATGGGAAAGAAATTGCTGTCAAACGGCTTTCTAGCAGCTCGGGGCAGGGAAAAGAGGAGTTTATGAATGAAATAGTGCTCATCTCAAAGCTACAACACAAAAACTTAGTTCGTATTTTGGGATGTTGcattgaaggagaagagaggcTATTGATTTATGAGTTCATGTTGAACAGAAGCCTTGACACTTTTCTCTTTG ATTCAAGAAAAAGGCTTGAGATTGAGTGGCCTAAGAGATTCAGTATCATCCAAGGTATTGCGCGTGGACTTCTCTATCTCCACCGTGACTCACGCCTCAAGGTCATTCACCGAGACCTGAAGGTGAGCAATATTCTTTTGGATGAGAAGATGAACCCAAAAATATCAGATTTTGGATTGGCTCGGATGTATCAAGGAACCGAATATCAAGACAACACTCGCAGGGTTGTAGGAACTTT AGGATGTATGGCTCCTGAGTATGCATGGACTGGTACGTTCTCAGAGAAGTCAGACATCTACAGCTTCGGAGTTCTATTGTTAGAAATCATCAGCGGAGAGAAAATCTCCAGATTTAGCTATGGCGAAGAAGGAAAAACCCTTCTTGCATAT GCATGGGAATCTTGGTATGAAAATGGAGGAATTGATCTTTTGGATAAAGATGTTGCTAACTCATGTCAGCCATTAGAAGTTAAGAGATGTGTTCAGATTGGTCTGCTCTGTGTTCAGCATCAACCTGCAGACAGACCCAATACACTTGAGTTGCTGTCTCTGCTCACCACTACATCAGACCTTCAATCACCAGAACAACCCACATTTTCACTGCACAAGAGAGATGACAGATACTTGTGTAAGGGTTTGAGCACTGTCAATGAGATAACACAATCTGCTATCCTTGGGCGTTAA
- the BNAA01G22620D gene encoding uncharacterized protein BNAA01G22620D, with protein sequence MGGNRSHSSKRFSLFSFFKPRRSHRVEADASWDDSVYTRKALASDEDKPYCVAEPGINRKASAFIAKFHATRVSESERQTLSPYQSEKA encoded by the coding sequence ATGGGAGGAAACAGATCACACAGTAGCAAGAGGTTCTCTCTCTTCAGTTTCTTTAAGCCACGAAGATCTCACAGAGTGGAAGCAGACGCCTCTTGGGATGACTCCGTTTACACTCGAAAAGCATTGGCTAGTGACGAAGACAAACCTTATTGTGTGGCTGAACCAGGTATCAACCGTAAGGCTTCTGCCTTTATCGCCAAGTTCCATGCAACTCGTGTCTCTGAGTCTGAGCGACAAACTCTCTCTCCTTACCAATCCGAGAAGGCATGA